The sequence AAGGCTTACTGACTGGGCGAAGGATATTTTGCATTATATAATTATCAGTAGATATAATGATAAACTTCCTGTTATAATAACATCTAACATATCCTTAGATGAAGAAGATGAGATAGAAATCGTAGATAGTATTGAAAGTAAATTTGGAAAAGGTATAGCATCAAGATTAAACGAGATTTGTATTCCTATAAAGGTTGAAGGAGAAGACCAAAGAAAAAGTCCGTTTAAAGAATTTTGGAAAGGTGGTAAGAAATGAGCAGAAAAGCTTTAATCAAAAGAGAAACAAAAGAAACGCAGATAGAGTTATCAATAAATTTAGATGGCACAGGTAAACATAAAGTAGATACGCAAGTTGGATTTTTATCTCATATGCTTGAAAGCTTTTCATTTCATTCCATGATAGACCTTGAAATCATGGCAACAGGAGATGTTCATGTTAGCCATCATCACTTAGTAGAAGACGTTGGTATTGTTTTAGGTCTTGCTGTAAAAGAAGCACTTGGAGATAAAAGGGGCATAAAAAGATTTGGATATAGTATAATTCCAATGGATGAAGCATTGGCAATGTGTAGCATTGACCTTTCTGGCAGACCATTACTTTTTTATGATGATTTTGGACTAAGAGGCAAGATAACCAATTTTGATTTTGAACTAATGGGAGAATTCTTTAAAGGTTTTACACTTTCAGCTGGAATAACCATGCACTTAAAAGCTTTGGCAGGTCATAATCTTCATCATATAGCTGAATGTTTAACAAAATCTTTTGCAATTGCATTAAAAGAAGCAGTATCATTAGACCCAAGAAGATTAGAAGTTCCATCAACAAAAGGAGCTATATAGGATGCTAACAGATAAAGAAAGAAAGGCAGAGATATTAAGAATACTTAGAGAAAAAAAGGAAGTAACAGTTAAGGAGCTTAGTCATATATTTGGCGTTTCTGCGATGACTATTTACCGTGACATAAGAGAGCTTGAAAGAGAAGGAGAAGTTAAGAGAAAGCATGGTTCTGTAACTTTAAATACAGTTGAAAATAAAGAAACTATCCCTATTAAATCCTGTCCAATCTGTGAAAAGCCTATTACAAGGTCTCATCCTTATAAAATAATAGTTGAAGGAAGTAAGATTGTAGAAGCTTGCTGTGAACACTGCGGATTGATGCTTCATCAGAATTACGCAGAAAAGAATGTATCAGCATTAACTTACGATTTCATCACAGAAAAGCCTATTAACGCCCTTGATGCTTATTATGTAGTAGGAAGTTCTGCAGTTCCATGTTGCAGTCCAAGTGTTATTCCATTTATAAATAAAGATGATGCAGAAAAATTTTCAAAAGGCTTTGGCGGTAAGGTTCTAAACTTTATAGAAGCTTACAATGAAATTATAAACAGAATGAATATTAATATTAAAAGTTGTTGCTCACCACAGCAACCCGTTAGCTTTGTGTTAAAGGATTTAAATAAGAAGGGTAAAGAATAGTTCTAGATGCAAATGAATTTGTAAGTTTTATTCAGAAGCGGAATAAGTACGAGTAGAAATGTTCTAAACATGTTTTCTGATTTAATGTTAACCTATTTGTTATCTTGAGAACGTAAATCTAAGAACTAGTCTCTGATTTGATACTCTTTTGTGTTTTTCTATGAGACTGTTCCGAAAATCCACACTGTCATTCTGAGCAAAGTGAAGATTCCCCTATTTTAAAGGGAGGAAATCCTTCGGCCTTACACCCTTAGGATGACAAGGAAAGGTAAATTTACAAAAATTTTGGGACACTCTTATTAAAATATGATAATGTAAGAAGTAAAGTGTGATTTGCACAAAAACGTGCAAAAGTTTTATAAATTTGCTGAATTTTTATTCAATTTAAAATATTTGATAATTATTTAAGATATTGAAAAACTTATATTTTTAATTTTGACATCAAAGTTGCGTATTCTACTGATTTGAGAATTTTCAAGAGGTGGTTAAAGATGAAAAAATATTGATTTTAACAACAAGCTTGATTCCTCTGTAGTGTGGGTGCTATGGGGATACTCACTGGCTTTCGGAAAATATATTGGAGGAATAATAGGCAGCTTGGAAAATGCGTTTTTAAATGGCATTTCTGTAAATGATATATGGTCAGTGAGCAATATTCCAACTTTATTATTTGTAGCATTTCATTTAACGTTTGCTGCAATTGCAGTAGCATTAGTCAGTGGTGCAGTTATTGAAAGAATGAAATTCGAGGCTTGGTTAATATCTGTAATTCTTTGGATAACTTTCGTATATTCACCTGTTGCTCACTGGGTTTGGGGTGGTGGATTTTTATCAAAGCTTGGATTGTTAGACTTTGCAGGTGGAACGGTTGTAGAAACTGCTTCTGGAATATCAGGTCTTGCACTTGCACTATTATTGGGCAAAAGAAATGATTTTGGTAAAAAAGCAATCTTGTCATCTTCTGTAGTTTTAACGGTTGCCGGAGCAGGTTTGTTATGGTTTGGCTGGCTTGGTTTTAATGAAATAGCGGTATCTGCACTTTTAATAACTAATACAGCCGGGCATTTCCTAATTTTTCATCTAAGGTATAAATTTAACTAAATAATTTCCAAGAATTCCTGCCAAGAAACCAAAAAAATAACCAACTAATACATCCAGTGGAAAGTGTGCTCCCATATAGACCCTTCCATAACCAATTATTAAAGCTATAATCAAAAGAATTAAAGATAGATAGATATTTCCATAAAATAAAGAGACAGTAAAAATTGTAAAAACGTAGCCACTATCGGCAGACGGAAAGCTCTTTAAAGATACAGGTTCAAGAAGGTTTACATTTTCAAGTAAAGCTGAAGGTCGTTTATGTCTAAATGTATACTTTAAAGCCGGCATAATTATTCCTGTTATTAGTAAACTTGCCATCAAATGTTTTAGA comes from Sulfurihydrogenibium sp. and encodes:
- a CDS encoding DeoR family transcriptional regulator — protein: MLTDKERKAEILRILREKKEVTVKELSHIFGVSAMTIYRDIRELEREGEVKRKHGSVTLNTVENKETIPIKSCPICEKPITRSHPYKIIVEGSKIVEACCEHCGLMLHQNYAEKNVSALTYDFITEKPINALDAYYVVGSSAVPCCSPSVIPFINKDDAEKFSKGFGGKVLNFIEAYNEIINRMNINIKSCCSPQQPVSFVLKDLNKKGKE
- the hisB gene encoding imidazoleglycerol-phosphate dehydratase HisB; translated protein: MSRKALIKRETKETQIELSINLDGTGKHKVDTQVGFLSHMLESFSFHSMIDLEIMATGDVHVSHHHLVEDVGIVLGLAVKEALGDKRGIKRFGYSIIPMDEALAMCSIDLSGRPLLFYDDFGLRGKITNFDFELMGEFFKGFTLSAGITMHLKALAGHNLHHIAECLTKSFAIALKEAVSLDPRRLEVPSTKGAI
- a CDS encoding phosphatase PAP2 family protein, whose amino-acid sequence is MRNDWEVSIRWNVKLFYLINSRRNSFLDKFYKYFFYMGKSYSIPVYILIFYIFLKDFNFLKHLMASLLITGIIMPALKYTFRHKRPSALLENVNLLEPVSLKSFPSADSGYVFTIFTVSLFYGNIYLSLILLIIALIIGYGRVYMGAHFPLDVLVGYFFGFLAGILGNYLVKFIP